The genome window GCACGAAGCGTCGACGCCGCTGCGCGCCGCTGCGCTGCAGGGACGGCTCGGGCGGTGGACCGAGGCTTTGACACGTGTCGTGGTGACGACCTGCCAATCGATGGGATGGAAGGCTGCCGCGAAGGGGCATCGGTCGGACTTGCTCCCAGCGCCGCGTCAGGAGTACTTGGTGCTCGATGTGGTCGCTTTCGAGCCTGCCGGCGACCGCCGCTGGCGTTTCCCGGTCGCCGCACTGGAGCTGGAGAATAGCCGCAGCGACGATCGCGTCGCCTACTCGCTCTGGAAGGTGTTGTGCGTGCGCGCTGCGCTGCGCGTGGTCTTCTGTTATCGCCGCGACGCCACCGAGGGCGTTGCTCTCGTCCGCCATCTCACCGACCATGTTGTACGACCAATGGGCATCGTGGAACGCTCGAATCTCGGTGGCGAGACGCTACTTGTCGTCGGATCGCGCGACGAGGCAGCGACGTTTCCATACGGCTTCTTCAAGGAATGGCGACTGGACCCGAACACCGGCCGATTCGCCCGCGGGTGAGCAGGTTAAAACCGCCGCACGCTGTAGCCGCAGGACTTTAGCCTGCGGCCTCTCTGCGCCATAATGCGCCACGATGCACTCCGCCCGCCCGGCCCCGGTAAGAAAAAAGCCGCATCGCCTTCCCAAAGAGGCGTGCGTCGGCCGAGTGCATGTTGCGTTCACGGCGTGCGTTGCTGACCGTCGCATGCTCTTCGACGAGCCCGACGTGGTCTCGATCTTTCTTGCCACGCTGCGCGAGGCGTTGGGAAGGTGGTGCTGCTCGGCGCCGGTCTGCTGCTTCATGCCTGACCACCTGCATCTGATCGTTCAAGGAGACACGGACCGACCCGACACACGGGGCGCGATGGCTGCGTTCAAGCAGAAGAGCGGCTTCTGGTTACGCCGCCACCGCCCGGGCCGTGCTTGGCAGAAGGATTTCTGGGATCACATCATCCGTTGCAGCGAGGACCTTGGGGCGCAAGTCCGCTACGTTGCCGAGAATCCTGTGCGCCAAGGATTGGCTCGTGACTGGAGGGAATATCCTTACACCGGAGCGATCGGCCACGACCTTCGGGAGATTCTCGCGGATGCGGCGTTCTTGGCGGGAAGATGATTCGGCGAAGCGACAGGTCGCCGCTGCGCGGCACGGCTGCTGAAGGGAGATCGGAATGGCGCTGAAGCCCTGGTTCAATGTGGTTCCTCCGCGTGAAGATCTGCGGGACGGCAGACCGCTCGACGCGTCGGAGTTCGCCGTGCACCTCGACCATGTGCGCGACGGTCGTGCGCCGGCCGACTACCAAGAGCCGCGACGATTCTTTGATCGAAATTTCTTCGCCAAGAATCTGACCGAGTTGGCGGTCAGCGTCGTACGTCGGCTCTGCGGGATCAAAGTGGAGACCTCCGCGGTCTACAACCTGACGACGCAGTTTGGCGGCGGCAAGACGCACGCCCTGACGCTGCTCTATCACCTGGCAAAGGGTGGCCCTGCGGCAGCGGAATGGAAGGGTGTGGCGAACATCCTCAAGACAGCCGAGGTCGATGCCGTACCGGCATCGACCGTAGCGGTGTTCGTGGGAACCGAGTTCGACTCGATCACTGGCCGCGGCGGCAAGGATGGCACGCCGCTTCGGCGGACGCCGTGGGGGGAGATCGCGTTCCAACTCGCGGGCAAGGCGGGCTTCGAGGTGGTTGCGGAGCACGAAGAGCGCCGCACCGCGCCCGGTGGCGATGTCATCCGCGCATTCCTTCCGAAGGATCGGCCGGCGGTGATCCTGATGGACGAGCTGCTCAACTACATGGGCCGAAACCGCAAGTCGGGTCTCACTGGTGAGCTGTATCGCTTCGTCCAGAACCTGTCAGAAGAGGCGCGGGCGCAGGACCGGGTGGTGCTCGTGGTTTCACTTCCTTCGCTGGTTGACGAGATGACGCCGGAAGACGAAGCGGACTTCGATCGCTTCGAAAAGCTCCTCGACCGGCTCGGCAAGGCGATGATCATGTCGGCCGAAGCCGAGACCTCGGAGATCATTCGGCGGCGGCTGTTCGAGTGGAGTGGCTTGCCGGCCGATGGACAAAAGACCGCCGCGGCGTATGCGGACTGGATCGTCGAGCATCGCACGCAAGTCCCCAGCTGGTTTCCGGTCGACAGCGCGAAGAAGCAATTCGCGGACACGTATCCGTTCCATCCAGCGTTGCTTTCCGTGTTCGAACGCAAGTGGCAAGCATTGCCGCGCTTCCAGCAGACGCGCGGCATTCTGCGATTGCTCGCCCTCTGGGTGTCGCACGCGTACCAAGACGGCTTTACGCGAAACCGCAAAGATCCACTCATCGGCACCGGCACGGCGCCGCTCGACGACCCGATGTTCCGGTCGGCCATCTTCGAGCAGCTCGGCGGTGCCAAGCTGGAGGGCGCGGTCACGACCGACATCGCTGGCAAGCCGGACGCCAACGCCATCCGCCTCGATAAGGAAGCTGTCGACACGATCCGCAAAGCACGGCTGCATCAGAAAGTCGCAACTACCATCTTCTTCGAATCCAACGGCGGGCAAGCGAAGGCGGAGGCAACCTTGCCCGAGATTCGCCTCGCCGTCGCCGAGCCCGACCTCGACATCGGCAACGTGGAGACCGCCGTCGAGGCGCTCGCCAGTACCTGCTACTTCCTGTCCGCCGAGAAGAACCGCTACCGGTTCAGCCTGTCGCCGAATCTGAACAAGCTGTTGGCCGATCGGCGGGCAAGCGTCCAGCCGAAGCGCATCGACGAGCGCGTCCGCGCCGATGTCCAGAAGGTCTTTGACGCCGCCAAGGGAGACAAGCCTATCTACTTCCCGGAGAAGAGCGGCCTGATCCCCGACTACGCCGGTCTGACGCTGGTGGTGCTTGCACCAGAGCAGTGCATCGCGGACAAAGCGACGCTCGAGTTCGTCGAGGTAGCAACGCGAGAGCACGGCGCATCGGGACGCACGTTCAAGAGCGCGTTGATCTGGGTGATTGCGGAAGGCCCCGACGCACTCCGCGATGAAGCTCGCAAGGTGCTGGCGTGGGAAGACATCGAGGATGAGCAGGACGAGCTTCGCCTTGATGACGGCCAGAAGCGCCAGCTTGCGGAAAACGTCAAGAAGGCCGAGCGCGATCTCAGGGAAACGGTCTGGCGAACCTACAAGAACGTGAGGCTGCTGACGAAGGGCAACCAGTGGAAGCCCGTGGACCTCGGGCTCGTGCATTCCAGCGCGGCCGAGTCGCTGGTTGCCCTGATCCTGAGCCGTCTGGAGAAGGAGGACGAGCTGGTCAAGGGCGTGAGCCCGAACCTGTTGACGAAGAGCTGGCCCGGCGGCCGTACCGAGTGGAGCACCAAATCGGTGCGCGACGCGTTCTTTGCGTCGCCCGAGCTGCCGCGCCTGCTGAACCCCGACTCGATCAAGGATACGATCGCGCGCGGCGTCGAGAGCGGCCTGATCGGCTACGTCGGAAAGACCGAACGCGGAGCCTACGAGCCCTTCTGCTTCGCGACGAGCTTGGTAGCCGCCAACGTCGAGATCCGCGACGACATGTTCATCATCAAGGCCGACGAAGCGAGGAAGCACATCGAGCCGCCGCACCTGGCGACCGTACTGATCTCTCCTCAAGGTGTGCGGATCGAACCG of Deltaproteobacteria bacterium contains these proteins:
- a CDS encoding transposase, which translates into the protein MLFDEPDVVSIFLATLREALGRWCCSAPVCCFMPDHLHLIVQGDTDRPDTRGAMAAFKQKSGFWLRRHRPGRAWQKDFWDHIIRCSEDLGAQVRYVAENPVRQGLARDWREYPYTGAIGHDLREILADAAFLAGR
- a CDS encoding ATP-binding protein; amino-acid sequence: MALKPWFNVVPPREDLRDGRPLDASEFAVHLDHVRDGRAPADYQEPRRFFDRNFFAKNLTELAVSVVRRLCGIKVETSAVYNLTTQFGGGKTHALTLLYHLAKGGPAAAEWKGVANILKTAEVDAVPASTVAVFVGTEFDSITGRGGKDGTPLRRTPWGEIAFQLAGKAGFEVVAEHEERRTAPGGDVIRAFLPKDRPAVILMDELLNYMGRNRKSGLTGELYRFVQNLSEEARAQDRVVLVVSLPSLVDEMTPEDEADFDRFEKLLDRLGKAMIMSAEAETSEIIRRRLFEWSGLPADGQKTAAAYADWIVEHRTQVPSWFPVDSAKKQFADTYPFHPALLSVFERKWQALPRFQQTRGILRLLALWVSHAYQDGFTRNRKDPLIGTGTAPLDDPMFRSAIFEQLGGAKLEGAVTTDIAGKPDANAIRLDKEAVDTIRKARLHQKVATTIFFESNGGQAKAEATLPEIRLAVAEPDLDIGNVETAVEALASTCYFLSAEKNRYRFSLSPNLNKLLADRRASVQPKRIDERVRADVQKVFDAAKGDKPIYFPEKSGLIPDYAGLTLVVLAPEQCIADKATLEFVEVATREHGASGRTFKSALIWVIAEGPDALRDEARKVLAWEDIEDEQDELRLDDGQKRQLAENVKKAERDLRETVWRTYKNVRLLTKGNQWKPVDLGLVHSSAAESLVALILSRLEKEDELVKGVSPNLLTKSWPGGRTEWSTKSVRDAFFASPELPRLLNPDSIKDTIARGVESGLIGYVGKTERGAYEPFCFATSLVAANVEIRDDMFIIKADEARKHIEPPHLATVLISPQGVRIEPGKKQAFVASGRDQHGRNFAPGEVQWHATGGTIDAEGVFLAGKDEGSFVVTAKAGQISGSATFSISSGKEPLPSPPLPETKGLSWSGDVPPQKWMNFYTKVLSRFATGKDHKLTLRVEFTAGGSVSEQQVEETKVALRELGLDDDVRSH